One part of the Nocardioides zeae genome encodes these proteins:
- a CDS encoding glycerophosphodiester phosphodiesterase family protein produces the protein MSPSASRPATGYAYLDGPHGEHRARPLAFAHRGGAEHPDLRGLENTLRAFEHAVELGYGYLETDVQVTADGELVAFHDTMLDRVTGTTGSIGELTAAEVAALHVGAGGRVPLLAELVERFPTVRFNIDLKCDRSPAALAAFVAEHDLWDRVLVGSFARRRIAEFRRRTQRRVPTAAHRGEILAYLALPARLARWATPGRPAALQVPVRRVLPVVTPRLLRRAHAAGLHVHVWTVDEPAEMRRLLDLGVDGLMTDRTDLLRAVLEERGAWPGEEDR, from the coding sequence GTGAGCCCCTCAGCGTCGCGGCCGGCCACGGGGTACGCCTATCTCGACGGACCCCACGGCGAGCACCGCGCCCGTCCCCTCGCGTTCGCCCACCGAGGCGGCGCCGAGCACCCCGACCTGCGCGGTCTCGAGAACACGCTGCGCGCCTTCGAGCACGCGGTCGAGCTCGGCTACGGCTACCTCGAGACCGACGTGCAGGTGACGGCGGACGGCGAGCTCGTGGCGTTCCACGACACGATGCTCGACCGCGTCACCGGCACGACGGGGTCGATCGGCGAGCTCACCGCCGCCGAGGTGGCCGCCCTGCACGTCGGGGCCGGCGGGCGCGTGCCGCTGCTCGCCGAGCTCGTCGAGCGCTTCCCCACGGTGCGCTTCAACATCGACCTCAAGTGCGACCGCTCCCCCGCGGCCCTCGCCGCGTTCGTCGCCGAGCACGACCTCTGGGACCGCGTGCTCGTCGGCTCCTTCGCCCGCCGGCGCATCGCGGAGTTCCGCCGTCGCACGCAGCGGCGGGTGCCGACGGCCGCCCACCGCGGCGAGATCCTGGCCTATCTCGCCCTGCCCGCCCGGCTCGCCCGCTGGGCCACGCCGGGCCGTCCGGCCGCGCTGCAGGTGCCGGTACGCCGCGTGCTCCCCGTCGTCACGCCCCGTCTCCTCCGTCGCGCCCATGCCGCCGGGCTCCACGTGCACGTGTGGACCGTCGACGAGCCCGCGGAGATGCGACGGCTGCTCGACCTGGGGGTCGACGGCCTCATGACCGACCGCACCGACCTGCTGCGTGCCGTGCTCGAGGAGCGTGGCGCGTGGCCCGGCGAGGAGGACCGATGA
- a CDS encoding hotdog domain-containing protein, whose translation MSGRVDAVAGEDPRVGTLVVHRRYVDHGHAHYAGGLVDGAFGLALFGDVATEMCIRTDGDEGLFAGYADVRFHAPVRAGDVVEVRAELVRVGRRSRDLDLVLSVVARGEPTAERPGASRPVDPPLVATTARGTVVVPGPDPA comes from the coding sequence GTGAGCGGCCGGGTCGACGCGGTCGCGGGGGAGGACCCCCGGGTCGGCACCCTCGTCGTCCACCGGCGCTACGTCGACCACGGCCACGCCCACTACGCCGGAGGCCTCGTCGACGGTGCGTTCGGGCTCGCGTTGTTCGGCGACGTGGCCACGGAGATGTGCATCCGCACCGACGGGGACGAGGGGCTCTTCGCGGGCTACGCCGACGTGCGCTTCCACGCCCCGGTGCGGGCCGGCGACGTCGTCGAGGTGCGCGCCGAGCTCGTGCGGGTCGGCCGACGCTCGCGAGATCTCGACCTCGTGCTGAGCGTCGTCGCGCGCGGCGAGCCGACGGCCGAGCGGCCGGGGGCGAGCCGGCCCGTGGACCCGCCGCTCGTCGCGACCACGGCCCGGGGCACGGTCGTCGTGCCCGGCCCCGACCCCGCCTGA
- the lnt gene encoding apolipoprotein N-acyltransferase, whose protein sequence is MVVSFRRRAGLAAVAGAVTTCMFAPVGLVLAGPLALLGLTLALRGVRLPAAAALGVVFGGVFSFSLLWWMRAVGTDAWIALSLIETAYFLLLGPVVALVQRLPGWPVWVAAAWVSYEELRAGWPFGGFPWGRLAFGVMDTGFAPLLPYVGTAGVGFVVALLGTLTAWVVVRVAELRRTGRTAALRDRRVVGGLVAPYLAVGAVVLLAAVRPYEVPQDGEVVEVAAVQGDVPGAGDDVVPVHREVTQNHVDTTIELGAAVDAGEEPEPRFVVWPENSTAVDPFLDGRTRTEIDAAVSAVGVPVVVGGMVDAVDDEQVLNQGIVWDPTTGPGDRYAKRHPVPFGEYIPFRNAWFTSVVEDFDLIPRDMLSGQRTTPLDVAGVEVGNAICFDVAYDDGFRAQVGAGAEMLIVQTSNAMFIRTHQVDQQFEMTRMRALESGKYLVVAAINGVSGIIRPDGSVAGTIDRRTQGVVAGEVVLNDAVTPAMRYGAGIALVLGATTVLAALGGLLRGRIRRRSMTPSGGQDPAGEAPDERADAHDAAGAGPATTTRERVG, encoded by the coding sequence GTGGTCGTCTCCTTCCGCCGTCGCGCGGGTCTCGCCGCGGTCGCGGGCGCCGTGACGACCTGCATGTTCGCCCCGGTCGGCCTGGTCCTGGCCGGACCGCTCGCCCTCCTCGGCCTCACGCTCGCGCTCCGCGGCGTACGCCTGCCGGCCGCGGCGGCGCTCGGCGTGGTCTTCGGCGGCGTGTTCTCCTTCTCCCTGCTCTGGTGGATGCGGGCGGTCGGGACCGACGCCTGGATCGCGCTGTCGCTCATCGAGACGGCGTACTTCCTCCTCCTCGGTCCCGTCGTGGCCCTGGTGCAGCGCCTGCCCGGCTGGCCGGTCTGGGTGGCCGCCGCCTGGGTCTCCTACGAGGAGCTGCGGGCCGGGTGGCCCTTCGGTGGCTTCCCGTGGGGCCGGCTGGCGTTCGGCGTCATGGACACGGGCTTCGCGCCGCTCCTGCCCTACGTCGGCACCGCCGGCGTCGGGTTCGTCGTGGCCCTGCTCGGCACCCTGACGGCCTGGGTGGTCGTGCGGGTGGCGGAGCTGCGCCGTACCGGCCGGACCGCCGCCCTGCGGGACCGACGGGTCGTCGGGGGACTGGTCGCGCCGTACCTCGCCGTCGGCGCCGTCGTGCTGCTCGCCGCGGTGCGCCCCTACGAGGTGCCGCAGGACGGGGAGGTCGTCGAGGTCGCCGCCGTGCAGGGCGACGTGCCGGGCGCCGGGGACGACGTGGTGCCGGTGCACCGCGAGGTGACGCAGAACCACGTCGACACGACCATCGAGCTCGGTGCCGCCGTCGACGCCGGGGAGGAGCCGGAGCCGCGGTTCGTCGTCTGGCCCGAGAACTCCACGGCCGTCGACCCCTTCCTCGACGGCCGCACCCGCACCGAGATCGACGCCGCGGTGTCCGCGGTGGGCGTGCCGGTGGTCGTGGGCGGCATGGTCGACGCGGTCGACGACGAGCAGGTCCTCAACCAGGGCATCGTGTGGGACCCGACGACCGGTCCGGGGGACCGCTACGCCAAACGCCACCCCGTGCCCTTCGGCGAGTACATCCCGTTCCGCAACGCCTGGTTCACCTCGGTGGTCGAGGACTTCGACCTCATCCCCCGCGACATGCTCTCCGGCCAGCGCACCACACCGCTCGACGTCGCCGGAGTGGAGGTGGGCAACGCGATCTGCTTCGACGTCGCCTACGACGACGGGTTCCGCGCGCAGGTCGGTGCGGGCGCCGAGATGCTCATCGTGCAGACGAGCAACGCGATGTTCATCCGCACCCACCAGGTGGACCAGCAGTTCGAGATGACGCGGATGCGGGCGCTGGAGTCGGGCAAGTACCTCGTCGTGGCCGCCATCAACGGCGTCAGCGGGATCATCCGCCCCGACGGCTCGGTCGCCGGCACCATCGACCGGCGCACCCAGGGTGTCGTCGCCGGCGAGGTCGTGCTCAACGACGCGGTCACGCCGGCGATGCGGTACGGCGCGGGGATCGCGCTCGTGCTCGGTGCCACCACGGTCCTCGCCGCCCTGGGTGGGCTGCTCCGGGGCCGGATCCGGCGACGTAGCATGACGCCTTCCGGCGGACAGGACCCCGCCGGCGAGGCCCCGGACGAGCGGGCCGACGCGCACGACGCCGCGGGGGCGGGTCCCGCGACGACCACGAGGGAGAGAGTCGGATGA
- a CDS encoding methionine ABC transporter permease has protein sequence MGDTRLFELGPDLWEAFGQTLGTVAIALFFGVLLGTLIGLALYTTRAGGLYANRPVFVVLNFLVNFFRPIPFVIFIGAAQPLARVVVGTGFGIEAAIFALALAAGFFISRVVEQNLFSVDPGVVEAARAMGASRARVVFTVLLPEGLGSLILGYTFAFVAIVDASAIAGVVGGGGLGSFALRYGFRQFDPVVTWATVLIIVVIVQLGQLIGNVLARKVLRR, from the coding sequence ATGGGTGACACCCGGCTCTTCGAGCTCGGGCCGGACCTCTGGGAGGCCTTCGGCCAGACCCTCGGCACGGTCGCCATCGCGCTGTTCTTCGGCGTGCTGCTCGGCACGCTGATCGGCCTGGCGCTCTACACGACGCGCGCGGGCGGGCTCTACGCCAACCGTCCCGTCTTCGTCGTGCTCAACTTCCTCGTCAACTTCTTCCGCCCGATCCCGTTCGTGATCTTCATCGGTGCGGCCCAGCCCCTCGCCCGGGTGGTCGTCGGCACGGGGTTCGGCATCGAGGCGGCGATCTTCGCGCTCGCCCTCGCGGCCGGGTTCTTCATCAGCCGCGTGGTCGAGCAGAACCTGTTCTCCGTCGACCCCGGCGTCGTCGAGGCGGCGCGGGCGATGGGGGCGAGCCGGGCGCGCGTCGTGTTCACCGTGCTGCTGCCGGAGGGCCTCGGGTCGCTGATCCTCGGCTACACCTTCGCGTTCGTGGCCATCGTGGACGCCTCCGCCATCGCCGGCGTGGTGGGCGGCGGCGGCCTGGGCAGCTTCGCCCTCCGCTACGGCTTCCGGCAGTTCGACCCGGTCGTGACCTGGGCGACGGTCCTCATCATCGTCGTGATCGTGCAGCTCGGCCAGCTCATCGGCAACGTCCTGGCGCGCAAGGTGCTGCGGCGCTGA
- a CDS encoding OAM dimerization domain-containing protein, with translation MTQLSAPVPAAPVPAAPVPAAPAPGAAPAREGRLVRPYGDTTGDGMVQVSFTLPLPHDKVAEGAAEQLARKMGMDPAMVVHAKPMGPDFTFFVVYGKVRHLVDTGAVEVVERDYPLLGSKEVDLAIRERLRRRLVVVGACIGTDAHTVGIDAILNIKGFAGEKGLEYHREIKVVNLGAQVAVPRLVEVALAEQADAVLVSQVVTQRDAHLLNTREMSAAFREACAPERRPLLVVGGPRFDERMADELGVDRIFARGTTPAEVASYLVHHVRSAA, from the coding sequence ATGACGCAGCTGTCCGCCCCTGTCCCCGCCGCCCCTGTCCCCGCCGCCCCCGTCCCCGCCGCACCTGCCCCGGGCGCGGCTCCCGCACGGGAGGGCCGCCTCGTGCGTCCCTACGGCGACACCACGGGTGACGGCATGGTGCAGGTCTCCTTCACCCTGCCGCTGCCCCACGACAAGGTCGCCGAGGGAGCCGCCGAGCAGCTGGCCCGGAAGATGGGCATGGATCCCGCGATGGTGGTGCACGCCAAGCCCATGGGGCCCGACTTCACCTTCTTCGTGGTCTACGGCAAGGTCCGCCACCTCGTCGACACCGGCGCCGTCGAGGTCGTCGAGCGTGACTACCCGCTGCTCGGGTCGAAGGAGGTCGACCTGGCGATCCGCGAGCGCCTGCGCCGTCGCCTCGTCGTCGTCGGCGCCTGCATCGGCACCGACGCCCACACGGTGGGCATCGACGCCATCCTCAACATCAAGGGCTTCGCGGGGGAGAAGGGCCTGGAGTACCACCGTGAGATCAAGGTGGTGAACCTCGGCGCCCAGGTCGCGGTGCCACGCCTCGTCGAGGTCGCCCTCGCCGAGCAGGCCGACGCGGTGCTCGTGTCGCAGGTGGTCACCCAGCGCGACGCCCACCTGCTCAACACCCGTGAGATGTCGGCGGCGTTCCGCGAGGCGTGTGCTCCCGAGCGGCGGCCCCTCCTCGTCGTCGGCGGTCCCCGCTTCGACGAGCGGATGGCGGACGAGCTCGGTGTCGACCGCATCTTCGCCCGCGGCACGACCCCGGCCGAGGTGGCGAGCTACCTGGTCCACCACGTGCGGAGCGCGGCGTGA
- a CDS encoding MFS transporter, which yields MTTTEAPAVSSPYAGRRWPVAAWGLWDWGSAAFNAVITTFVFTVYLTAEDDAGEPLFGSGVDTKLGWALAAAGLLIALLAPLTGQRADRSGRRTFWLAVHTGVVVVASALMFLVTPEPSMLWLGLLLLAAGNVFFELASVNYNAMLNEISTPATVGRISGLGWGLGYLGGIVLLLFVYFGFINPEVGLFGVTGEDGLDVRVTMLACAIWTAVFSLPVILTIRDAPRGASERVAGPRTGIVASYRHLFATVADLWRSDRNTVYFLGASAVFRDGLAGVFTFGAVLAAGSFGFSAGGVIIFGVAANVVAGIATILFGLLDDRIGPKRVIVGSLSAMCVAGLVLFVLHDGGSTVFWIFGLVLCIFVGPAQSASRSLLARLIPEGREGQVFGLYATTGRAASFLAPTAWALALTIAAGVTGRSADDVQYAGILGILVVLLAGLLLLLPVRAPEPGQPRPTA from the coding sequence ATGACCACCACCGAGGCACCTGCGGTGAGCAGCCCCTACGCGGGTCGCCGCTGGCCCGTCGCCGCCTGGGGCCTGTGGGACTGGGGGTCGGCGGCCTTCAACGCCGTGATCACGACCTTCGTCTTCACCGTGTACCTCACGGCGGAGGACGACGCGGGCGAGCCGCTCTTCGGCTCCGGCGTCGACACCAAGCTGGGGTGGGCGCTCGCCGCGGCGGGCCTGCTCATCGCCCTGCTGGCCCCGCTGACCGGCCAGCGCGCCGACCGCTCGGGCCGCCGCACGTTCTGGCTCGCGGTCCACACCGGCGTCGTCGTGGTCGCGTCCGCCCTCATGTTCCTCGTGACGCCCGAGCCCAGCATGTTGTGGCTCGGCCTCCTCCTGCTCGCCGCGGGCAACGTCTTCTTCGAGCTCGCCTCGGTCAACTACAACGCGATGCTCAACGAGATCTCGACCCCGGCGACCGTCGGGCGCATCTCAGGCCTGGGCTGGGGCCTGGGCTACCTCGGCGGCATCGTGCTGCTGCTGTTCGTCTACTTCGGGTTCATCAACCCCGAGGTCGGGCTGTTCGGCGTCACCGGCGAGGACGGCCTCGACGTCCGGGTGACCATGCTGGCCTGCGCCATCTGGACCGCTGTCTTCTCCCTCCCCGTGATCCTGACGATCCGCGACGCCCCCCGGGGCGCCTCCGAGCGGGTCGCCGGCCCCCGGACGGGGATCGTCGCGTCGTACCGGCACCTCTTCGCGACGGTCGCCGACCTGTGGCGCTCCGACCGCAACACCGTCTACTTCCTCGGTGCCTCCGCCGTCTTCCGCGACGGCCTCGCGGGCGTGTTCACGTTCGGCGCCGTGCTGGCGGCCGGCAGCTTCGGGTTCTCCGCCGGCGGCGTCATCATCTTCGGCGTCGCCGCGAACGTCGTCGCGGGCATCGCCACGATCCTGTTCGGGCTGCTGGATGACCGCATCGGTCCCAAGCGGGTCATCGTGGGGTCGCTGTCCGCGATGTGCGTCGCCGGGCTCGTGCTGTTCGTGCTGCACGACGGGGGGAGCACCGTCTTCTGGATCTTCGGCCTCGTGCTCTGCATCTTCGTCGGCCCCGCCCAGTCGGCCTCGCGGTCGCTCCTCGCCCGCCTCATCCCCGAGGGCCGCGAGGGCCAGGTCTTCGGCCTCTACGCCACCACGGGCCGCGCCGCCAGCTTCCTCGCCCCCACCGCGTGGGCCCTGGCGCTCACCATCGCCGCCGGGGTCACGGGGCGGTCCGCGGACGACGTGCAGTACGCCGGGATCCTCGGGATCCTGGTCGTGCTTCTCGCCGGGCTGCTCCTGCTGCTGCCGGTCCGGGCACCCGAGCCGGGGCAGCCGCGCCCGACGGCCTGA
- a CDS encoding helix-turn-helix domain-containing protein: protein MTVTPTTELADAADYKRRIGKLIRDARIHRGLTQAQLADLLATSQSAINRIERGHQNLSLEMVARIGAALDSEIVAIGSGPTHLRVTGPTTLSGSIDVKTSKNAGVALLCASLLNRGRTTLRKVARIEEVNRLLEVLESLGVRTRWLNADNDLEIVPPEQLDLSNIDAAAARRTRSIIMFLGPLLHRLEEFELPYAGGCNLGERTVEPHMTALHHFGLEVKATDGAYHAAVGRGIGPAKPIVLTERGDTVTENALMAAALHPGTTVIRNASSNYMVQDLCFYLQKLGVDVEGIGTTTLTVTGRERIDVDVDYAPSEDPIEAMSLLAAAIVTESEITIRRVPIEFLEVELATLEGMGLRYDRSEEYVALNGHTRLVDLTTHPSELQAPRDKVHPMPFPGLNIDNLPFFAVIGAVANGQTMLHDWVYENRAIYLTELTKLGGNVKLLDPHRVLVEGPTHFSGAELICPPALRPAVVILLAMLASKGTSVLRSTYVIHRGYEDLAERLNQLGATIETFRDI, encoded by the coding sequence ATGACTGTCACCCCGACGACCGAGCTCGCCGACGCGGCGGACTACAAGCGTCGTATCGGCAAGCTCATCCGCGACGCCCGCATCCACCGCGGGCTCACCCAGGCGCAGCTCGCCGACCTCCTCGCCACCTCGCAGAGCGCGATCAACCGCATCGAGCGCGGCCACCAGAACCTCTCGCTCGAGATGGTGGCGCGCATCGGCGCCGCGCTCGACTCCGAGATCGTCGCGATCGGCTCCGGCCCCACCCACCTGCGGGTGACCGGGCCGACGACGCTCTCGGGCAGCATCGACGTGAAGACCTCGAAGAACGCCGGCGTCGCGCTGCTCTGCGCCAGCCTCCTCAACCGGGGCCGCACGACGCTGCGGAAGGTCGCGCGCATCGAGGAGGTCAACCGCCTGCTCGAGGTGCTCGAGAGCCTGGGTGTGCGCACGCGCTGGCTCAACGCCGACAACGACCTCGAGATCGTGCCGCCGGAGCAGCTCGACCTCTCGAACATCGACGCCGCGGCGGCACGCCGCACCCGGTCGATCATCATGTTCCTCGGCCCGCTGCTGCACCGGCTCGAGGAGTTCGAGCTGCCCTACGCCGGCGGCTGCAACCTCGGCGAGCGCACCGTCGAGCCGCACATGACGGCGCTGCACCACTTCGGGCTCGAGGTGAAGGCGACCGACGGGGCCTACCACGCGGCGGTCGGCCGGGGCATCGGTCCGGCGAAGCCGATCGTGCTCACCGAGCGCGGCGACACGGTCACGGAGAACGCCCTGATGGCGGCGGCCCTGCACCCGGGCACGACGGTCATCCGCAACGCGTCGTCCAACTACATGGTCCAGGACCTGTGCTTCTACCTGCAGAAGCTGGGCGTGGACGTCGAGGGCATCGGGACGACGACGCTGACGGTCACGGGTCGCGAGCGCATCGACGTCGACGTCGACTACGCACCGAGCGAGGACCCGATCGAGGCGATGTCGCTGCTCGCGGCCGCCATCGTCACGGAGTCGGAGATCACCATCCGTCGCGTGCCCATCGAGTTCCTCGAGGTCGAGCTGGCCACGCTCGAGGGCATGGGCCTGCGCTACGACCGCTCCGAGGAGTACGTCGCGCTCAACGGCCACACGCGGCTGGTGGACCTCACGACCCACCCCTCGGAGCTGCAGGCCCCCCGCGACAAGGTCCACCCCATGCCGTTCCCGGGCCTCAACATCGACAACCTGCCCTTCTTCGCGGTCATCGGTGCGGTGGCGAACGGCCAGACGATGCTGCACGACTGGGTCTACGAGAACCGCGCCATCTACCTGACGGAGCTCACCAAGCTCGGCGGCAACGTGAAGCTGCTCGACCCGCACCGCGTGCTGGTCGAGGGCCCGACGCACTTCTCGGGCGCCGAGCTGATCTGCCCGCCGGCGCTGCGTCCGGCGGTCGTGATCCTGCTGGCGATGCTCGCGTCGAAGGGCACGTCGGTGCTGCGCTCGACGTACGTCATCCACCGTGGCTACGAGGACCTGGCCGAGCGGCTCAACCAGCTCGGCGCCACCATCGAGACGTTCCGCGACATCTGA
- a CDS encoding RNA polymerase-binding protein RbpA — translation MAERTLRGARLGGQSFEDERGIEFAARQQVGYRCKQGHEFEITMSVEADIPAVWECPRCGSEGLSTAGILPEEKAEKPARTHWDMLLERRSETELEEILTERLELLRGGEIGPAHLHRTRKG, via the coding sequence ATGGCTGAGCGCACGCTGCGAGGGGCACGACTGGGGGGTCAGAGCTTCGAGGACGAGCGCGGCATCGAGTTCGCCGCCCGCCAGCAGGTCGGGTACCGCTGCAAGCAGGGCCACGAGTTCGAGATCACGATGTCGGTCGAGGCGGACATCCCCGCGGTGTGGGAGTGCCCGCGCTGCGGGTCCGAGGGCCTGAGCACCGCCGGCATCCTGCCGGAGGAGAAGGCCGAGAAGCCGGCCCGCACGCACTGGGACATGCTGCTGGAGCGCCGCTCCGAGACCGAGCTCGAGGAGATCCTCACCGAGCGTCTCGAGCTGCTGCGCGGCGGCGAGATCGGCCCGGCGCACCTGCACCGCACCCGCAAGGGCTGA
- a CDS encoding methionine ABC transporter ATP-binding protein: MALVELRGVRKVFPPSKRGGEPVVAIDGVDLDIEKGEIFGIVGYSGAGKSTLVRLVNALEVATEGTIVVGGTTITGLPEKQLRKARLDIGMIFQQFNLFSSRTVYHNVAYPLQVAGVPKAERHARIAELLSFVGLVDKAGHYPDQLSGGQKQRVGIARALATSPSLLLADESTSALDPETTQEVLALLRRVNEELGITIVLITHEMEVIRTIAHRVAVMEAGRIIEQGPVYDVFSSPRHAATRRFVSTLVDGTPDERTLAALRERHAGRFVTVALRESGGGQSAVFSEFVRRGIAFELVYGGIEEIQGRTFGNLTLSLEGDPAEVDAALAAVAAHADVQEVH, from the coding sequence ATGGCGCTCGTGGAGCTCCGTGGGGTCCGGAAGGTGTTCCCGCCCAGCAAGCGCGGCGGTGAGCCGGTGGTCGCGATCGACGGCGTCGACCTCGACATCGAGAAGGGCGAGATCTTCGGCATCGTCGGCTACTCCGGCGCCGGCAAGTCGACGCTCGTGCGCCTCGTGAACGCCCTCGAGGTGGCCACCGAGGGCACCATCGTGGTCGGCGGCACCACGATCACCGGCCTGCCCGAGAAGCAGCTGCGCAAGGCGCGGCTCGACATCGGGATGATCTTCCAGCAGTTCAACCTGTTCTCGTCGCGCACCGTCTACCACAACGTGGCCTACCCGCTGCAGGTCGCCGGCGTGCCCAAGGCCGAGCGGCACGCGCGGATCGCGGAGCTGCTGTCCTTCGTGGGCCTCGTCGACAAGGCCGGGCACTACCCAGACCAGCTGTCGGGCGGCCAGAAGCAGCGCGTCGGCATCGCGCGTGCCCTCGCGACGTCGCCGAGCCTCCTGCTCGCCGACGAGTCGACGAGCGCGCTCGACCCGGAGACGACCCAGGAGGTGCTGGCGCTCCTCCGCCGGGTCAACGAGGAGCTCGGCATCACGATCGTCCTCATCACCCACGAGATGGAGGTGATCCGCACGATCGCCCACCGCGTCGCGGTCATGGAGGCCGGCCGGATCATCGAGCAGGGCCCGGTCTACGACGTCTTCTCGTCGCCCCGCCACGCGGCCACCCGCCGCTTCGTCTCCACGCTCGTCGACGGCACGCCCGACGAGCGCACGCTCGCGGCGCTCCGCGAGCGCCACGCGGGACGGTTCGTGACCGTGGCGCTCCGCGAGTCCGGCGGCGGGCAGTCCGCGGTCTTCTCCGAGTTCGTACGCCGCGGGATCGCCTTCGAGCTGGTCTACGGCGGCATCGAGGAGATCCAGGGCCGCACGTTCGGCAACCTGACCCTGTCGCTCGAGGGCGACCCGGCGGAGGTGGACGCGGCGCTCGCCGCCGTCGCCGCCCACGCCGACGTGCAGGAGGTGCACTGA
- a CDS encoding FxsA family protein — MSHPLGAGPDPAHGPGPAAGQDLPPGTVRRARLRALRLTLPLLVGVVVEVGAFLLVADLVGVPLAVLLVLGSTVLGFVMLARAGRRSWQAAMAATREGRPPADELLDGVLVFVGAVLLILPGLVNGLVGLLLVLGRRLVRTPVRALLMRRARRYGVPTGSWPTTGPGRRPDGRGDVVQGEVVED, encoded by the coding sequence GTGAGCCACCCCCTGGGGGCCGGGCCCGACCCCGCCCACGGACCCGGTCCGGCGGCGGGGCAGGACCTGCCGCCCGGCACCGTGCGACGGGCGCGCCTGCGGGCCCTGAGGCTCACGCTCCCGCTGCTGGTCGGCGTCGTCGTCGAGGTCGGTGCGTTCCTGCTGGTGGCCGACCTCGTCGGGGTGCCCCTCGCCGTGCTCCTCGTGCTCGGCTCGACCGTGCTCGGCTTCGTCATGCTCGCCCGCGCGGGGCGTCGCTCCTGGCAGGCGGCGATGGCCGCGACGCGCGAGGGCCGCCCGCCCGCGGACGAGCTGCTCGACGGCGTCCTCGTCTTCGTCGGTGCCGTGCTGCTGATCCTGCCGGGACTCGTCAACGGGCTCGTCGGGCTGCTGCTCGTGCTCGGACGGCGTCTCGTACGCACGCCCGTGCGGGCCCTGCTGATGCGACGAGCCCGTCGGTACGGCGTACCGACGGGCTCGTGGCCCACCACCGGGCCCGGCCGGAGGCCGGACGGTCGTGGGGACGTCGTGCAGGGCGAGGTCGTCGAGGACTGA
- a CDS encoding polyprenol monophosphomannose synthase, with protein sequence MDDGSPDGTGRLADELAAADPAVTVVHRTAKEGLGAAYLHGFAVALERGYDVIGEMDADGSHQPEQLGRLLGALESADLVIGSRWVPGGSVVNWPRSRMLLSRGGNLYVRLLLGMKVRDATAGYRLFRRTTLEKIDLASVESTGYVFQTDLTWRTVKNGLRVVEVPIEFVERERGDSKMTGSVASESLSRITRWGLRERRSQLRRFRDRRRAS encoded by the coding sequence GTGGACGACGGCTCCCCGGACGGCACCGGACGCCTGGCCGACGAGCTGGCCGCGGCCGACCCCGCCGTCACCGTGGTGCACCGCACGGCCAAGGAGGGCCTCGGCGCGGCGTACCTGCACGGCTTCGCCGTGGCGCTCGAGCGCGGCTACGACGTGATCGGTGAGATGGACGCCGACGGCTCCCACCAGCCGGAGCAGCTGGGCCGCCTGCTCGGGGCGCTGGAGAGCGCGGACCTCGTCATCGGCTCCCGCTGGGTGCCGGGCGGCTCCGTCGTCAACTGGCCGCGGTCGCGGATGCTGCTGTCGCGCGGCGGCAACCTCTACGTCCGGCTGCTGCTGGGGATGAAGGTGCGCGACGCGACGGCCGGCTACCGCCTCTTCCGGCGCACGACGCTCGAGAAGATCGACCTCGCCTCGGTGGAGTCGACGGGCTACGTGTTCCAGACCGACCTGACCTGGCGCACCGTGAAGAACGGCCTGCGGGTCGTCGAGGTGCCCATCGAGTTCGTCGAGCGCGAGCGCGGCGACTCCAAGATGACGGGCTCCGTGGCTTCCGAGTCGCTGTCCCGCATCACCCGCTGGGGCCTGCGCGAGCGTCGCAGCCAGCTGCGCCGCTTCCGCGACCGTCGCCGCGCGTCGTGA